The genomic window ACGATCACGTCATACTGGCAGTGACGCTTTCCGATCCACGGTGTCTACGTGATGAGCGGTGGAGGAGGTGCTGTGACCACGACAGAAACGGTTGCCGAGACCGCGCCGGACGATGCGACCCTGGTGAGCAGGGCTCGGGACGGCGACGTAAGGGCCTACGAGCAGCTAGTACTGCGCTATCAGGCGCAGATGTTTCGTCTCGCGGTCAAGATGCTCGCCGACCGCTCGGACGCCGAGGACGTCGTCCAGGAAGTATTTCTCGGCGCCTGGCGCCGTCTCCCACAGCTCAACGAGGACGGCGCCTTTGTCGGCTGGCTCTATCGCATGACAACCAACCGCTGTTTGAACATGATCCGGGCCCGTCGGCCCACGGCCGAGGTCGACCCGGACACCAAAGAATCGTCCCGCTCGGACCTCCAGCCCGAGCATGCGGTGCAGGTGAGCACGCAATTGGAGGCGCTCAACGCGGCGCTGCAGCTGCTCACGCCCGAACAGCGCGCCTGCTGGCTGCTGCGCGAGGTGCACGGGCTGTCCTACGAGGAGATCGGTGACATCGTCGAAGTGAATGCGACGGCGGTGCGCGGCCGCATAGCCCGGGCGCGAGCCCACTTGTCCGAGGTGATGAAACCATGGCGGTGAACGGAACGACAGAACAGGACTACCGGCTGCCCTGCGGCCGCGAGATCGAACATGTCTGGGATCGGCTCGACGCGGTCGAGGCGGGGCTCGGCGACGAACACGAGAAGACCTGCCCGCACTGCCGGTCCGCCCGCGACAGCCTGCATGCGCTGCGCGCGGCGACCAAGGAGCTGATCGACGAGCCGGAACCGGCGCCCCCCGATCTGACCATGCGCATCATGTCCGCGGTGCGCGCCGAGGCACGCCGCGGCCGGACGCTGAGCCTGCCGACGCCGTTGCCGGGCACGGTCGAGGTGAGCGAGCAGGCCGTCGCGACGGTGTTGCGCTACGCCGCCGATTCGGTGCCCGGCGTGCGGGCCAGGAACTGCCGGGTGCGCAGCGTCGGGCTGGGCCAGGACGGGGCGGCCCAGGTCGAGGTGGAGCTGGCGGTCGCTATCCGGTTCGGGCACACCACGATCGGCGATGCGTTGCCCATCGTGCGTGAACGGGTCACCGCCGCAGTCGATGCCCAGATCGGACTCACGCTGGTGGCGCTGGATCTGATCGTCGCCGATATCTACCACGAAACGGGAGAAGCGCCACGATGACGACCGATGCTGTCTCCGATGTGGTGATCGAAACCCCCGTCGTCGCCGCGGTCGCCGCACAGGCAGCGTGCGCGACGCCGGGCGTGGTGCGGCTGGAACCCGGTGTGCGCGGGCTGGTCTCGGCCTTGGTGCGGGTGGGCAAGCAGCGGCTGACGGTTGCCGACCCCGCGCCGTCGGAGGGCGTGCGAGTGCGCAGAAGCGCCTCGGGCGCGCTGAGTGTGCAAGTGGACGTGGTTATTTCGGCCGACCGCGTGGCAGCGGCGGTCGGTCACGCAGTGCAAGAGGAGGTTTCGCGGGTGGTGTTCGAACAGACCGGGCAGACGGTCGACGAGGTGTCGGTGTCCATTCTCGATATCGAACCGGAGCGAACGTGAGTTCTGAGGTCATCGCTTTGATTCTCGGGGCGCTGGACACGATCGACGGCATCCGCCCCGCGACGCCGCTCGGCGCGGAGAGCCCGGCCTGGTGGCCGTGGGACCCACGGGGTTTCTCGGTCGATCTCGGGCACGGCCGGGTCGAGGTGCGGGTCGCGGCGGGCCAGCTGCCGTTGGCGCCGCTGCTGGAGAAGGCCACGGCGGCCGTGCGTACCGCGTTGACCGGCACCGATTGGTCCGATGCCCGCCTGCGCCTGGTCGTCGCCGAACTCGACTCAGCGGCCTTCGGCAAGGAGGAAGGAGTTACCTAGCTCACACCCTGTGGCCCGTGACGATCGGGCCGGACTCGGTGTCGATCTGTATGAAGCCCGATATCCGCTGTACCCCAAGGGAAAACAGGAGGAGCAATGAGCGCGACGACCACCGAGAAGACAACCGACAACAAGGCTCAGCCGAGTAGGACATCCTCGGCATCGGAGAAGCCGTCCGAGAAGGACAGCAAGCTGGTCAGCGAGCAGGGCACCACCACGATCGCCGATATCGTCGTGCAGAAGGTGGCCGGTCTCGCGGCGCGCGAGGTGCGCGGCGTGCACGATCTCGGCGGCGGCGCGGCGCGGGCGTTCGGCGCCATCCGCGACCGCATCCCCGGCGCGTCCGCCAGTATCGGCCAGGGGGTTTCGGTCGAGGTGGGCGAGACCCAGGCCGCCGTCGATCTCGAGCTCGTCGTCGAATACGGCGTCGCCATCGCCGAATTGGCGCGGGCGGTGCGGCGCAATGTGATCAACGCGATCGAGCAGATGACCGGGTTGTCCGTCGTCGAGGTGAACATCAACGTCAACGACGTGTACATCCCCGGCGACGACGACGAACCCGCGCCGAGCAGCCGGGTGCAGTAGATGAGTGCCACAGCGATCTGCCTCGCGGTCGGGCTCGCACTCGGATTCGCCGGTGCGTTCGGCGGATTCGGCGCCTTCACCATCGTGCTGCTGTTCGCCGTGCTCGGCCTGCTGGTCGGCCGTTGGTTGGACGGCGAGCTCGATCTGGCCGGACTGCTCCAATCGGCACAGCGCAAGGGCAGGCGATGACCACCGCCGTGATCGCCGACGAGTACCCCGGCGTCACCACCTTCGCGCCGCGCGCGGTCCGGCGGATCGTCGCGCAGGCCGCCCGTGAAGTGGCCGGCGTTGGTGCCGATGTGCAGGTGGACGCCGAGGTCTTCGCGGACCGGACCGCACTGGATGTCCGGCTGCCGATCCGGTACCCCGCACCGGTCGGCCGGGTGACCGAGGCGTGCCGCGCGCACCTGGCCCGTCGGACCCGCGAGCTGACCGGCCTGGCGGTGACCGGGATCGACATCGTGGTGGCCGCGTTGACCACCGACACCGAAACCGGAAGGAGGGTGCGGTGATTCGCCGACCGCGCCGGGCGATCCCGGCGATCGTGGTCGCCGTGCTGGTGCTCGCCGTCTGCGTGGCGGTGGCGGTGTCGCTGATCCAGCGTCTGGTCGGTGCGCGGGAGTACCTCTCCTATGACACCGTCGCCACCAACCTGCACGGGCTGACCTGGCACGACATGCCGGTGCTCGTCGTTGGTGTGGCCGCCGCGGCGCTCGGGTTCGTACTGCTGGCGTTGGCGCTGTGGCCGGGCCGGGCGGCGGTGTTGCCGCTCGCCGCCGACGACGGAATATCGGCGGGCGTGACGCGC from Nocardia iowensis includes these protein-coding regions:
- a CDS encoding RNA polymerase sigma factor yields the protein MTTTETVAETAPDDATLVSRARDGDVRAYEQLVLRYQAQMFRLAVKMLADRSDAEDVVQEVFLGAWRRLPQLNEDGAFVGWLYRMTTNRCLNMIRARRPTAEVDPDTKESSRSDLQPEHAVQVSTQLEALNAALQLLTPEQRACWLLREVHGLSYEEIGDIVEVNATAVRGRIARARAHLSEVMKPWR
- a CDS encoding Asp23/Gls24 family envelope stress response protein, whose amino-acid sequence is MAVNGTTEQDYRLPCGREIEHVWDRLDAVEAGLGDEHEKTCPHCRSARDSLHALRAATKELIDEPEPAPPDLTMRIMSAVRAEARRGRTLSLPTPLPGTVEVSEQAVATVLRYAADSVPGVRARNCRVRSVGLGQDGAAQVEVELAVAIRFGHTTIGDALPIVRERVTAAVDAQIGLTLVALDLIVADIYHETGEAPR
- a CDS encoding Asp23/Gls24 family envelope stress response protein gives rise to the protein MTTDAVSDVVIETPVVAAVAAQAACATPGVVRLEPGVRGLVSALVRVGKQRLTVADPAPSEGVRVRRSASGALSVQVDVVISADRVAAAVGHAVQEEVSRVVFEQTGQTVDEVSVSILDIEPERT
- a CDS encoding Asp23/Gls24 family envelope stress response protein, translating into MSATTTEKTTDNKAQPSRTSSASEKPSEKDSKLVSEQGTTTIADIVVQKVAGLAAREVRGVHDLGGGAARAFGAIRDRIPGASASIGQGVSVEVGETQAAVDLELVVEYGVAIAELARAVRRNVINAIEQMTGLSVVEVNINVNDVYIPGDDDEPAPSSRVQ
- a CDS encoding Asp23/Gls24 family envelope stress response protein, giving the protein MTTAVIADEYPGVTTFAPRAVRRIVAQAAREVAGVGADVQVDAEVFADRTALDVRLPIRYPAPVGRVTEACRAHLARRTRELTGLAVTGIDIVVAALTTDTETGRRVR
- a CDS encoding DUF6286 domain-containing protein, whose protein sequence is MIRRPRRAIPAIVVAVLVLAVCVAVAVSLIQRLVGAREYLSYDTVATNLHGLTWHDMPVLVVGVAAAALGFVLLALALWPGRAAVLPLAADDGISAGVTRGGLRSALRSTAGTVDGVSAARIKVRRKAVKVSARTDRAGSDGLPEAICETLTRRVQEIGPQPVRRVRAKLRGPKTGETG